From Stenotrophomonas nitritireducens, the proteins below share one genomic window:
- the pheA gene encoding prephenate dehydratase: MATKPSKNASKTPPAAATKPVAKKAAANKAPAKKPSVKQAAASKKAADSLTVAKPVLSDVRAKIDQIDRSIQALIAERANFAHQVGKAKGKLAAAVDYYRPEREAQVLRMVVDRNEGPLSDEVLVHVYREIMSACLAQQEPLKIGYLGPEGTFSQQAVLKHFGRSAMGLPMASIEEVFQEVEAGNADFGVVPVENSGQGTIQITLDMFLTSNLKICGEVELRVQQFLMSRSGRIEDIERIYAHPQSFMQTSAWLRANLPKAEKIPVSSNAEGARRARNAEDAAAIGGESAGHVYGLKKVVTKPIQNDADNTTRFLVIGRQLFPSSGHDRTSVLVFIHDKPGALFDVLSPFARHGISMNRIESRPSHQAKWEYGFFIDLAGHIEDESMQAALAELKAHSAQIKVLGSYPVAVP; this comes from the coding sequence ATGGCGACCAAGCCAAGCAAGAACGCCAGCAAGACCCCGCCGGCTGCGGCAACCAAGCCGGTTGCCAAAAAAGCAGCAGCCAACAAGGCGCCAGCCAAGAAGCCTTCGGTCAAGCAAGCAGCTGCCAGCAAGAAGGCGGCCGACAGCTTGACCGTCGCCAAGCCGGTGTTGTCGGACGTGCGCGCCAAGATCGACCAGATCGATCGCAGCATCCAGGCATTGATTGCCGAGCGGGCAAACTTCGCCCACCAGGTTGGCAAGGCCAAGGGCAAGCTGGCTGCGGCCGTCGACTATTACCGCCCCGAGCGCGAAGCGCAGGTGCTGCGCATGGTGGTGGACCGCAACGAAGGCCCGCTCAGCGACGAGGTGCTGGTACATGTGTACCGCGAAATCATGTCGGCCTGCCTGGCCCAGCAGGAGCCGCTGAAGATCGGTTATCTCGGTCCGGAAGGCACCTTCAGCCAGCAGGCCGTGCTCAAGCACTTTGGCCGCTCGGCGATGGGCTTGCCGATGGCCAGCATCGAAGAAGTGTTCCAGGAAGTGGAAGCGGGCAACGCCGATTTCGGCGTGGTGCCGGTGGAAAACTCCGGGCAGGGCACGATCCAGATCACGCTGGACATGTTCCTGACTTCCAATCTCAAGATCTGCGGCGAAGTGGAGCTGCGGGTACAGCAGTTCCTGATGTCGCGCAGTGGGCGCATCGAGGATATCGAGCGCATTTATGCGCATCCGCAGTCGTTCATGCAGACCTCGGCCTGGTTGCGCGCCAATCTGCCCAAGGCGGAGAAGATTCCGGTCTCCAGCAATGCCGAAGGCGCGCGTCGCGCCCGCAATGCGGAAGACGCGGCCGCCATTGGTGGCGAGAGTGCAGGGCACGTCTACGGTTTGAAGAAGGTGGTGACCAAGCCGATCCAGAACGATGCGGACAACACCACCCGTTTCCTGGTGATCGGCCGGCAACTGTTCCCGTCGTCGGGCCATGACCGCACCTCGGTGCTGGTCTTCATCCACGACAAGCCCGGCGCCCTGTTCGACGTGCTGAGCCCGTTCGCGCGCCATGGCATCAGCATGAACCGCATCGAGTCGCGTCCGTCGCACCAGGCCAAGTGGGAATACGGTTTCTTCATCGACCTGGCCGGCCATATCGAAGACGAATCGATGCAGGCTGCCTTGGCCGAATTGAAGGCGCACTCGGCGCAGATCAAGGTGCTCGGCTCCTATCCGGTCGCCGTGCCCTGA